One stretch of Juglans microcarpa x Juglans regia isolate MS1-56 chromosome 3D, Jm3101_v1.0, whole genome shotgun sequence DNA includes these proteins:
- the LOC121255294 gene encoding UDP-glycosyltransferase 71K2-like, which yields MKRAELVFIPTLGMGHLASTLAFAKHLLDRDDRFSITVLVMNLAFAPTNHSLVQLVFAFDTLIRFINLLQVDPPPKELFFKSVEKFITEYVENYTSHVKEAIINHVLSASLPVVDLVGDLFYFSMIDVAHELGVLSYVFFTANAAFCGFMLYLPTWHDQVGIEFRETDPESVILSYVLLVLCLH from the coding sequence ATGAAGAGAGCAGAGCTTGTGTTTATTCCTACTCTTGGAATGGGTCACCTCGCATCCACCCTTGCGTTTGCAAAGCATTTGCTTGATAGAGATGACCGTTTCTCCATCACGGTTCTCGTCATGAACCTAGCATTTGCACCCACCAACCATAGCCTTGTACAGTTGGTTTTTGCCTTCGACACCCTCATAAGATTTATTAATCTTCTTCAAGTAGATCCTCCCCCGAAAGAGCTTTTCTTTAAGTCTGTTGAGAAATTCATCACCGAGTACGTAGAGAACTACACAAGTCATGTCAAAGAAGCTATTATCAACCATGTGTTATCCGCTTCGCTTCCCGTTGTCGATTTGGTGGGTGATTTGTTCTACTTCTCCATGATTGATGTGGCTCACGAACTTGGAGTCCTGTCGTATGTCTTCTTTACTGCTAATGCTGCTTTTTGTGGCTTCATGCTCTACCTTCCAACTTGGCATGACCAGGTGGGCATTGAGTTTAGGGAAACTGATCCCGAGTCAGTCATTCTGAGTTATGTCCTCCTGGTGCTTTGTCTTCATTAG